GCCAACTTCTCCTCAGCCATCGGGTTTTGGTTCATCGCCCAGCGAAAATCAGCTTCGGTGATTTTTTCAGGTTCACCATTCACTTCTTGTTGTACTAGAGCTTTTTCAAAGCCTGCTGTTTTTTTCTTGTAATTGACCTAATACTTTTGGTGGAATCGTTAAACGATCACAGCCAGAAAGCGCTAAAACCTCATCACTGCTGCGAAAGCTCGCCGCCATCACAACCGTGTTAAAATTAGCCGATTTAAAGCAATTATGGATATCACGCACTAAATCGATTCCCGGATGGCCTTCATAGGCAATGTTTTTCGCTTTATACCAATCCAGGACGCGACCAACAAAGGGGGAAATTAGATAAGCGCCGGCTTGAGCGCAAGTAATCGCCTGTTCTTTAGAAAAAATCAAGGTCATATTACAATGGATACCTTCTTGCTCTAGTACTCGAGCTGCTTCTATACCTTCCCAAGTGCTGGCAATTTTAATCAAGATACGATCTTTAGGGATACCATAATCGCTGTATAAGCCGATCAAGCGATGCGCTCGCTCGATCATCGCATCAGTATCAAACGATAAGCGCGCATCAATCTCTGTTGAGACTACACCAGGAATCAGCTGCAATAGCTCACGGCCGATGGTCACAGCTAATATATCCAAGCAAAGGCCTAAATCAAACCCTATGGGTGTTGTCGCACGATCAATCGCTTCTTTAATCAAAGGCGCATATTCTGGCTTTTCTGCAGCTTGATAAAGTAATGAAGGGTTCGTCGTCACATCTTTAGGTTGATAAGTGACAAAACTGGCGACATCTCCTGTATCTGCGACCACTTCTGAAAGCTGGCGCAGTTGCTCGAGCTGGTTAAGCTGTTGTTTTGATTCTGTGCTTTGAGCACACCCTTCGGTCATTCGATTCTCCTAACATAAAAAAACCCATTGACAATACTTCATTTCCTGTATACTACGGCATTGTAGTTTGTTGAGAGAGAAATGTAGATGTCAGATCAAAATAAAGTGCCCGCGGTTGTCATATTTCAACGTGCTTGGGGGTTATATAAACATGCCTTTACTCGGCTATTCCCAATTGCGTTCGCAACATTCGCGCTGATGGCACTTTACAAGTACACTATCATGACACAGTTCGCAAGCTCAAGTTCCGTGAAAAAAGCGATTACTGCAATCGTCATCTCGCAACTCGTATTTATCTGCATCCTTGCTTTTAGCCAAAACGCTCAGCTCTTTACATTAAAAGAGCGCTATATGAACGCTGACACGCCATTTAGTGCCATTGCTAAAAACTCAGCAGCACGCTTTATCTCTATGCTTGTGCTCACACTGATTTTATTTGTTGTCATCCAGCTTATCGCAGGTTTTGCAGCTCGCCTCGTTGCAGCCGTACTCCCCTCTGCAATAATTTTAATTTATTTACTTATTGTTCTTATCAGCGTTAGCTTTGTCTTTTTTGCGCCTTGCATTTTATTGTTTGAAAAACAAAGTATTATTAAAAGTATCCTCTTAAGTATCCAACGCTCCAAACCCATCTGGCGTAGTAATTTCTTTCTTTTACTGCCGCCCTTACTCGCTTATATGCTGTTAACGAGCATACTCACTAACATTAATCTATCGGTAGAAAGCCTCTCAGCCGCTGGCCTAGGCGTTGAGGAAGTGATTACTATTTTTGCCGATGCGGCGATCTTCCCATTTTTAATGACGTTAATCTTCACCCAATACACCCATTACTTACCCAAAACGAAGTCGACACAAGAAGAACAAAATAACAACGATGACCCACTTGCTTAACAAACTCAGCGTTAATTTAGCATAATAAAACCCTGCGAATAATTAATTTAAACAAAGGCCCTAACTTCAATGAATCAGCCTCAACAGCGTTCTAAACTAGAGCGCATACTCCCCAAAGGCAGTGGTTCGCTGTTTTTTATTCAAGTGTTTGCAACCTTGGGGTTTGCCGTTCTCTATTCAACGCTGGTCCTTTACATGACCGACAAACTTAAGTTTAGCGCTGTAGCTGCTGCCGGCATCATGGGCAGCTTTACCGCCTTTAATTATGCTCTTCACCTTTTAGGCGGCTACTGTGGTGGACGCTTACTCAGTAACCGTAATCTATTTACAATCGGCATGCTTTTACAGGTCATTGGCTGCTGGACGCTCGCCTCTGCAACAGCCAGTCACCTCTATTGGGGCCTCGCATTCTTCTTAACCGGATCTGGCTTAAATGTCACCTGCATCAATATGATGCTAACTCAACGCTATGCCCCGGAAGACAAAGCCCGTGAAAGCGCTTTTTTATGGAATTATAGCGGTATGAATATTGGCTTTATGATCGGTTTTATTGTCGCCGGCCACTTTCAGCTCACTCATGACTACCATTCACTATTTTTACTCACCAGCCTAGGTAATGCCATTACCCTGGTTATTCTCTTTTTCAATTGGCAGGGGGTTGCTGATCGCACCACTCAACTTAAAGAAGCAACACGCACAGAATTTACGCGCCGCTCGCTCGCTGGCCTTACTCTGATCATTATTCTCATCCCAATCATCAAAACCTTTTTAACTCACTCAAAGTTCAGCCACAGCCTGGTGCTCATTGTAGGTTCGATCATGGTCCTTGTGATCGCTTTCTTAGCAATACGCCAGCCTAACCTAGTTTCACGCAACAAGGTCTTTGCTTACCTCATTTTTTCTTTAGCCAGTTTAATTTTCTGGGTCCAAGCACTACTCGCCCCCATGGCATTGACTATCTTTGCTGAACACAATGTAAACCTCCATTTATTCGGCATACAAATTGCCCCTCAATGGCTACTTAATGTCAATACCGTTGTCATTATTATCGGCGGCCCATTATTAACCTTTTTGTTTAACTATCTGCGTGATAAAAACATTCATATCTCGCTTGCCACTCAATTTGCCTGCTCTTTATTACTCGCCGGTGCTGGAATTGCCCTACTGCCTATCGGCATTCATTTCGCAAGCACAAGCGGCTATGTCAGCGTTGTTTGGGTATTACTCAGTTACGGCCTACAGTCTGCTGGGGAGCTTTTTATGGGCCCGATTGGTTATGCCATGATCGGTCAACTCGCACCTAAAAACCTACAAGGCGTCATGATGGGAACCTGGATGATGGTCTCCGGTGTCGCAGGCGTTTTAGCAGCGCAGGTTTCAGCCCTTGCAGTCGGCTCACATACAAATACCACAAACCCTCTCATCACCAACCCTGACTATAGCCATACTTTCAATATGCTGGGTTGGGCATCAATTCTTATCGGTATATTGCTGCTTTTTGCTGTACCAAAAATTAAAAAATCTCACCCAAGAGCATTTGGCTTCAAAAGTCAGTTAAAGTAAGCTGTATCTCAAGCTATCCAACAATGTTTATTTCAAAAAGTAGAAAAGATAGAGATAACTATGAAAACTGCCATTGATTCTCCCATTGGCCCGCTGGCTATTACTACCGATCAAGAGGTGCTCACTGAACTGCGCTTTGCCAACCCAGCTGAGCTAAAAAAGCAAAAATAAAAACTCTATTCCAACAACCCATAAAAAGATTATTGCTGAGCTAAAACAATATTTTAAAAATTCAGATGCACAATTTTCAATTCCGCTTAAACTCGAAGGCACAGAATTTCAAAGGCGTGTCTGGCAAGCTTTGCAAGAAATTCCACGCGGACAGACTTTAACCTATGGCGAGCTGGCCAAAAAACTTCAAACAGGCCCACGTGCTATCGGTGCAGCATGCAGAACCAATCCTATTCCGGTGATTATTCCATGTCATCGCATTGTCTCTAAACAAGGCATGGGTGGTTTTCATGGCAAAACCTCAGGCAAATTTTTAACTATTAAGGAGTGGCTGCTGCAACACGAAGGTGCTTTGTAATAAAATCGACATTGATATGTCGAGCCACTTGCTCAACTGAAAAAGGCTGTAAGTATGGAATTGTTGCAACTAAAGGAATGGGTAAAAGTGCTTGAAGTGTTTTAATATTTTCAGACAAATAAAGCATATTTTGATCTAAAATATTCGCCACCCAGCCTAAACAAGGAATATTTTCATGCTTCAGTGCTTTCATGCTCAATAAAGTATGATTTAAACACCCCAAGCGTAAGCCAACGACAAAAATAACCGGCCAACCTAAAACTTTTATAACATCTAAAAAAGTTTCTTTGTCATTTAGAGGCTGCATTAAGCCACCGGCCCCTTCTAAGATAACTATATCCTTGTGATCAACCAAGCTGCTTTTAGTTGCTGCAACTAAACGCTGTACGGATAAAGATTCACCCAATTCATTAGCAGCCAGGTGAGGCGAAATAGGCGGCTCGTAACAAATCGGGTTTATTTTTTCATAAGGGATACTCCCTTGCACTAACCTCTCATACGCCTCGGCATCTTCATTCTTAAAAACACCATTGACTTCTCGCCCACCAGCGGCAATCAGCTTCAACGGCTGAACGTCGAGGCCCGCTGTAAGCAAGCGATATACTAGACCTGTGCCAAAACAAGTTTTGCCGATCTCAGTATCTGTACCAACAATAATCACCCCTTGCATGCTGTTTTCCTTATTACTTTTTCTTTCTTAAACTTTCAAGTGAAACTAAAACCTCACCCGAATTTAGCTGCTGTTTTTGCTCAGGAACCCAAGCATGACCATAAATCACCTCAAAAGTCGCTGGTAATACGCCCTCGCTATTACGATATTGCTCATAGGATTTTTTCATCAGCTCCAGTGCACTACGACTCATTAAGCCACGACGCTTATGCTGAGCATGATTATTCGCCCCAATAGTTTTTAAGTCTTTCATCAAGCCCATCACATCCGAGTAAGTCATTTGAATATATTCCATATCCATAACAGGGTCAGAAAAGCCTTGTTTTAGCAACATATCGCCAATATCATGCATATCAATAAATTCATTGACATGTGGATAATGATCTACCGCGCTAAAACTTGCTTTTAATTCTTTTAAAGTATCAGGACCAAAGCTTGTGAAAGTAAATAAACTGCCTGGTTTTAACACTCGCCAAACTTCACTGAACACTTTGGGCAAATCGCTCACCCAATGCAAACAGCTACTGCTCGTCACTAAATCTAGACTTTCACTAACAAAAGGTAATTGCTCGATATCTGCGGCTAACCAGTTATTTTTTTTAAATAATTTATCCTGAGCACGCGCTTGTTTTAACATTTTTTCAGCTAAATCAAGGCCGATCACCTGCGCTTTAGTAAAACGGGACTTCATATGGCGCGTCAGTACACCCGTTCCTGAGCCTAAATCAACGACTTTTTCAGGGCTTAAGTGAACAAAATCCAAACGTTCATCCAAACGCTTAGCAATTTCTAACTGTAAAATTGCTGCATCTTGATAGTGATTTGCCGCCTGATTAAAGGCGTTACAAATTTCCTGCTTATTAAATTGTTGCTTTATCATAACTATACATTCTCACTTGAGCCACCAGCTCATGCAGATGAGATAATAACGGTAAATGAGCCGCTCCCATTATTATCTGATAATTCAAACCTGTCTTTTGATAGTAAGACGCAGTAAATGGCGCAATCCTATCACAATCGCCATAAAGGTGCAGTTGTGGTTGTTCAAAGTCCGCTTCAACCCCTCTAAAATCAGCCGTCCTCAAAACCTCCAGGCCTTGACTTAACGCCTCAACACTCACATTATCTTGAATAAAATGCTTAGACCATAGACCAAAATCACTAGGCTTTTTGCTGCCTTGAATTTGTAAGGCGCAAAACCGTTGCTTAACTCGCCGAACATTTTCAACCAAAGCTTGTTTAAACGCTAATAATTGCTCAGGCGCTAAACCATTCCAACTATCACTTTTCACAAAACAAGGCGGACTCGCAATCGTTATCAATGCCTGCACTTTATCCGGAGCAATCATTGCCAATTGCCGTGCAATTAACCCTCCTAAAGACCAACCAATAACAAGACTACTCTCAGGAATATCATTAAATAAGCTTGTAACTACTTGCTCTATCGTTCCAAAAGAGTGGTTTTGCGCCTTGCCATAACCAGGTAAATCAATAGGATAAAAATTAAAATCAGCCGATAACTCAGCAATAAGGGGCTGCCACACCCAAGAAGATGCTCCCCAGCCATGAATTAAAACCACATTTCTTTTTTTCATCATGATTTTAACTCTTGCAAACGTGCTAAAACTTCAACTAAACCTTGAATATCGGCCTTGCGATGCGCAGCCGTGATAGTAATGCGCAAACGCGAGGCCCCTTCTGCCACCGAAGGCGGTCGCATCACGGCCACCCAAAAGCCATGCTTTTTTAATGCTTGCTGCCAGTCTAAGACTCCCTGCTCAGTCTTTAAAATAATCGCCTGAATAGGCGAACGTGAGCCTTGATGATAAATAACGCCCAATTGGTTACAGTATCGATGAAAAAGCCCGATATTCTCCTTTAATTTTCCACGCAGCTCATCACCTTGTTCCGCACGAATCAAAGCTAAACTCGCTCGAGCCGCCGCGGCAAGTGCAGGAGGCTGGGCGGTTGTATAGATTGCACTTCTTGAAAATTGCGTTAAGTAATCAATTAAATTTCTTGAACCTGCAACAACCCCTCCCATAACACCAAAGGCCTTCCCTAAACCGGCAGTTAATAAATAATCTTCTGGCATTTTTTCTAGATTCACATCACGAGCATAAGCTTGAATCAGCCCTTGGCCTTTTGATCCTATAATGCCCAGACTATGGGTTTCATCAAGCAATAAATTCAGCTGAAATTGCTTTATTATTTCAACTAGCGCATTTATCGGCACGGTATAGCCATCCATACTAAACAGTGCTTCACTCACGACCCAAAGGTGTCTTGCCTTAGCCTTTTCAAGTAAACGAGCAAGTTCTAGCATATTGTTATGAGCAAAGCGCTGAATACGTGCATGAGCCTGCAAACTACCATCTAAAAGCGATGCATGATTGTCTTTATCATGAACCACTAATTGCTTGCGTGACAATAGCGCAGTTAACGCACCAACATTTGCCAGATAACCCGACGAGTAAAGCAATACAGCATCCACCCCCAACCATTCAGCAAACTCTTCTTGTAAAGCTTCATGTTCTGGATGAAAACCACTAACTTGTGCTGATGAGCCACTACCCACGCCATATTGATTAATCGCCCGTGTTGCAGCCCGCTTAAGTGCATCATGCTGGCTTAGCCCAAGATAATCATTGCTAGCGAAATTCACATAATGCTTATTATCAATCTGGCAGCTTGCATGTTCTAATTGCACCATGCTCTGACGTACACGCAGGCGCCGTTTTTCTTTATGAACAGCCAGTTGCAAATCAAGTTCTGCATCTAAAGCCATTAGGCAGACTCTAACTCAACTTCCTTTTTGTTAATACCAAGCTTGTCGAATAAGGCATAATCTTGCTCATAATGACGAGAGGGAACCGTTAATAGCTTTTCTCCTGAGTGGATCGAATTCGCCCCGGCAAAAAACACTAGACTATGCATTTCATCGTTCATCAAATGACGGCCTGCGGTGAGTCGAATCATTGATTCAGGTAACATAATCCGTGCGACAGCTACGGTACGAATCACCTCAAAAGAGTCAATAATTTCCCTATTTTCTAGCGGTGTGCCTTTAATCGGAATTAACACATTAATCGGTACACTCTTAGGTTGCTCTGACATATTCGCAAGCTCCATCAGTAAGCTTTCACGATCATGCCGTGCTTCACCTAAACCGACAATGCCACCACTACAGACATTAATCCCAGCATTACGCACATGAGCAATCGTCTCTAAACGATCATCAAAAGTACGCGTTTTAATAATCTCGGGGTAATATTCACGTGATGTATCTAGGTTATGATTATAATAATCTAAGCCGGCATCTTTCAGTTTAGCGGCCTGATCTGCTGAAAGCATACCCAACGTCACACAGGCTTCCATGCCCAGCTCTTTAACTTCTTTGACCATATCAACTACAGCATCAAGCTGCTTCTCTGGTGGACAACGCCAACCCGCGCCCATACAAAAACGCGTCGCTCCTGCCGCTTTCGCTTTCTTTGCTTCTTCTTTTACCTTCTCAAGTGATAATAACTTTTCACGCTCCAAGCTTGTTTTATAGTGGCCACTTTGGGCACAATATTTACAATCCTCCGGGCATGCTCCTGTTTTTATGCTGAGCAACGTGCTCACTTGAACTTCATTAGGATCAAAAAACTGACGATGAACAGTATGGGCACGAAACAGCAAATCATTCAGCGGCAAATTAAACAAGCTAGCAACTTCGCTTTGTTGCCAATCGTGACGTATAGAAGACTTCATAAAACACCCCAAATTTCATCAAAAACTGTCAGGTAGACTAAAGCATGAAACCCATCAGTCAACTTTTATATTTTCAAAAAAGTTTACAACAAAGTTTCCACTATCGCGAACTTCCTCTTTCCACATCATTGTGTACTCTGCCAAATGCATACAAAATATTATGATCTGTGTAATGACTGTCTAGGCGATCTTTCTTTTATTCAAGACGCCTGTCCACGCTGTGCCTTGCCGATGATGACAGACAACGCACTCTGTGGCACCTGTCTAAACTCTCCGCCGCCCTTTCACTATTCACACAGCTTGTTAGAGTTTAACTGGCAAAGTCAATTTCTCATCCATCACCTTAAATACAAGAAAAACCCTGCTTTTGCGAAACTATTAGCCACTTTATTTATTCAACATCTCAATATAGATATCTTTCCAGATGCTTTACTTGCTGTCCCCTTACATAACAAACGCTTAAAACAGCGTGGCTTTAATCAAAGCCAACTTATTACTAATCAATTGGCAAAGCATTATCGTCTGCCTATAATCAACCAAGTGGCTCGTATAAAAAAACACAATCCCAAACAGGCCTTAACAAGAATCAACGGAAAAATAATTTAAAAGATGCCTTTCAGATCACAAAACCAATCAATAAAAATTTTACTCACATCGCCATTATTGATGATGTCATGACTACAGGGGCAACTGTTGCTGAACTCAGTCAATTATTAATGAATAGTAATAATTACATAGAAAAGATAAGTGTCTGGACATTAGCAAGAACGATACAACCCTAAACTTAAATAATACTGTTAATTACCTACTTAATCTAGAATCACAAGTGTCTTGCGACGCTCTAAGATACTCAATGCCAATGCCGCACTAAATAATGACAGGAATTAACATATTTAAAATATGCTAAACGCATGATGATCAAAAAATCTTATAACAATAAGTCATTTATATTAATTTTATATTTAAACTTTAAACTGGCTATCTTCTAATTCGCATGGTTAATATCAACTTCACCACGCGACATTATTTCCTCTCCCTCACAACGGTAAGGGTAAGCGTAAGGGTCATAACCGCCTTCACATATCGTATCGCCACCAGATCGAGTCATTGTCAGTTTATCTGTCATCTGAGAGTCCTGGCATTCATCAGCAGTTGAAAATATACTCTCATCACCCATTGCCTGAACACAACGCTGAACATAAATATAAGGAGCAACAACAACAGCAGCCTTTATCCTATAGTGATGGTGAGATGCCCAAAAGCACTTCCAGCCACTTCCCTTATCCGCTTGGCCATAGGTCGCAGACTGATGTGGGCCGAGAATAATCGGAGTTCTTGAACTCTTTGGGTAGTACATACAATAATCATCATCAAAACTAATTTTAATAGGAAGGTTAGTGTTGTTTTTAATGGTCAATGTGATCGAAGCAATCGACAAATGCCCCCACGCAATTAAAATCAAAGAAAATAAAATATTTCTCACCACGATTCTAAAACCTTTAAATGCAAAAAAAATTTAAAACTTATAAAATAAAATAGCTGCTACTTATCAGTAGAAAACAAACTAAAAATAAAATTTAATTTCAATTAAAACATTAATAAAAATTAACATCGAAAATTTTTAAGTCAAAAACAAACAGCTGGAAGTATTATAAATCACAACTGCAACACTTTCAATTGCAACCCAAGCCCAAATTTATATTGTGACACATTAGATTAGCCAGAATATGACTCTGCCAAATATATCAATCGCTTGGCTAAAGCAGTAATAATAGCGTTAGTACAATCACAGGTCCCAAAACAACACCAATCGCACGCCACAACGCTGAATTATAACCAAGCTTAGACGCAATGAAATGAGCAATCAGCCCTGAAACAATAGCACTTATAATAGCAACAGGTAACACACGCCCATCCTTCTACTTTCTTTTTTCCAGCCTTTGAATACGATGTTACCTTGCTCCTTACCAGACTGCAATTCAGTTAATGTCTAAATATTTCTCGAGAGAGTATTAATATTAACCCTAACACCTGCAGCAATAAAGCAACCTTCTTCCAGCGTGACTGGCTCATTTGCAAGGCAACGATCTCTTTTTCTAGATTAACACGCTGTAAATAACGATCATTGATAAAGTCTAAACTCGACTCACGATACTCACCCAGTACTTTCTTTAGTAACTGGTTATATTGACTCATCGTTTGTGTTTGTGGCAGCTGCCCTTTAAATCTTAAATCTTCAATCAGTTGTTTCAAGTATTCTTTTAGTCCAAGGTTTGGCCGCTCCACCCCTGAGAGCAAGATCACCAGTTCAGAAAGCAGAGCGCGCTGAGCCTGTGCTTGACTATTCAGCCACTTTTGCTCAATGACATAATTTAATTCTGTGACTTTGCCACGCTTTTGCGCAAGCTCTTGATCCATATTCACCACGACAAACTGCTCTAATAAAATAGAGACCAATGTCATCATTAATCCCAATAAAATCAACCAACGAGTATAGTGAGCCGTCCCTATGATCACTTGATTAACACACTTATTATTCATCTTTATGATTAATATAAAGCATAGTCATTAAACCAAGACTTGGCAGCGTCTACAATAGCCTCTAAACTAAACAAAATTTATAGATGAGGTCTTCCATGCAACACAGCTTTAAAAACGCCCATGTCCTTATTATCGGCGACGTTATGCTTGATCGTTACTGGTCAGGCCATACCTCAAGAATCTCTCCTGAAGCCCCAGTCCCTGTGGTCCGTATCAATGACTTTGAAGAGCGTGCTGGTGGCTCAGGCAACGTTGCATTAAACATTACCTCGCTGGGTGCACGTGCTTCTTTAATCGCTTTCACCGGCCAAGATGATAATGCTCGCAGCCTAGAAAAACTTCTTTCTGAGCAAGGTGTTAACTGTCTATTTCAAAAAGTAGCTGTGCCAACCATTACTAAATTACGTGTATTAAGCCAACATCAACAGCTCATTCGCCTTGATTTCGAAGATCAATTCAATGATATCCCAAACGATGAAGCAATTTCTAATTTCGATATTCAGCTGGGTGATTGCAATGCGGTCATCTTCTCAGACTACGGCAAGGGCACTCTTGCTGATATTCAGACCCTAATCAAAAAAGCCAAAAAAGCCGAAAAAACCGATTTTAATCGACCCGAAAGGCTCAAGCTTCGATCGCTATAAGCATGCGACCATCATCACACCTAACTTTAAAGAGTTTACCACTGTTGTCGGTAACGTGAGCTCTGATGAAGAACTTGTTGAAAAAGCACACTCATTAATTCACCGCCTGGACCTTGAAGCCTTACTCATCACCCGAGGTGAAGCTGGCATGAGCCTCATCGAAAAGCAAGGCCGCACCACCCATATTCCAACGCAAGCTCAAGAAGTCTTTGATGTCACAGGCGCTGGCGATACCGTGATCGCATCCTTAGGTCTCGCCCTTGCTACCGGCTATGACCTACGCACCGCCATGAACATTGCCAACGCAGCCGCCGGTGTTGTCGTTGGCAAGTTAGGCACATCTACAGTATCTCTAAAAGAACTAGAACATGCACTCCATGATCACAGTATTCCGCCACTAATCACAGGCATTGTCAGTGAAGAAGAGTTACTCTCAGCAATTAAAACAGCTCACTACCAAGGTGAAAACATAGTCATGACCAACGGCTGCTTCGATATTCTTCATGCGGGACATATTGATTACCTACAAAAAGCCCGCGCAAAGGGGGATCGTTTAATTGTTGCCATCAATGATGACGCGTCGATTCAACGCCTAAAAGGTGAAAGTCGTCCCATTGTTCCACTCGCCCAACGCATGCAATTACTCAATGCTCTCGAATGCGTTGATTGGGTTGTTCCCTTTAGTGAAGATACCCCAGAGCGCTTAATCAGCGCTATCTTACCCGATACTCTGATCAAAGGTAGTGACTACAAGGTGCATGAGATTGCTGGCAGCAAGCAAGTGTTAGAAAACGGCGGCGATGTCATCACTATTGATTTGGTCCCAGGCTGTTCAACATCGGCCATCGTTAAGAAGATCCAACAGCAAACAAGTTAATTTTCAGTCAGAGCGCCAAAGATTTGGGGCTCGACTTCTAGCTGAACACCAAATTTCTCCCAC
This genomic stretch from Piscirickettsia litoralis harbors:
- the rfaE2 gene encoding D-glycero-beta-D-manno-heptose 1-phosphate adenylyltransferase, translated to MTPNFKEFTTVVGNVSSDEELVEKAHSLIHRLDLEALLITRGEAGMSLIEKQGRTTHIPTQAQEVFDVTGAGDTVIASLGLALATGYDLRTAMNIANAAAGVVVGKLGTSTVSLKELEHALHDHSIPPLITGIVSEEELLSAIKTAHYQGENIVMTNGCFDILHAGHIDYLQKARAKGDRLIVAINDDASIQRLKGESRPIVPLAQRMQLLNALECVDWVVPFSEDTPERLISAILPDTLIKGSDYKVHEIAGSKQVLENGGDVITIDLVPGCSTSAIVKKIQQQTS